aatatttttttgagcgTATCATATATAATTGCTAAACAAGTACCATTTGTTTGTCCATATATTTTTCCAGAAAATGAATGTGAATTAGATGGGGtaagaattatatattttattattaaaatttataatttagttaatcataaatgaatatatttattttttgttttgtttattattgcaGAAagaaacacaaattttatttttcttattgtttgtaataatgataagaaCACGAAAAACTGGCAGTGTCACAATGATACATTATTTATCTGCTAGTTTCGTTTATACTAAAATAACAAATCTTATTTTATGGTTTTATGCTGATATAAGAATGGGTATTTTGTTTGctgttatttttatacgtAAGTATAACTccattgtattttataatttataaacttttatgtCAATTGAGGTACAAAAAACCtggttataaatttacatatctACTAGGGATGAACGAATAATTCGAACTTACAAATTATTCGTGTCAAATTGATTCTAAAGTTCAAGTTCAATTCGAATGAATCGTaagttttcgaattatttgtaaattttatttttaacaatttaaaattttaatattttttacaataattcaaatttttgtcagaGGTAAATAGAGCTCAGGCACGGATtcacaaaaaaactatttttggtTACTTGAAAAACTAAGCTctccattaaataaaaattgaatttttgaaagctGATCAGAATTTTCTCGATTTGAATTgagtaatttgaaaagttaaaaataatttgaaacctttcaaataattcgaaaatttatgaataattcgaAGTTTTGAGTTATTCGATTTTATCgaatcatttgaaaatttgaataattcgatTCGAACACAATTCACACACTCCTAATATCCACACGTCaagtttttcatatttttaagtaaatttattaatttatttgggtAAAGTCAAAAAACTCAATGATTGAcagtttattgtatttaaatattaacttgacccatgaattaaatttgaatttccttattaaaaatgtatttaccaTACGGGTACCCGGGTAATTTTGaatagattattaaataatattaaattttttgatttttgacaTCAGGGTTAATTCACATTCAAATTCAcgtactaaataaataataaaattatatttacagttTGTGCTTTAATTTTACCTGAGCCAACATATCAAGGTCCACAAAATATAACATTTATCAGAGGTGCCAATGGTCTCGAAGAAGAATTAAAAAGAGATACACGTATAATTTGGCTTGTAGCATTTTATACAGCATGGAATCCAGCTTGCAATACTTTTGCTCCAATATATTCTCAATTATCAGcagagtaaattatttattttttaaacttaattaacttatttcgaattatttaattataaatcatttttttttttttttattagatatgCTCTGGAGAATTTAAGATTCGGTAAAATTGATATCGGAAGATATCCTGATGCTGGAATAAAGTATCACGTAAGTGATGCAAGTACCAGTAAACAATTGCCAACATTGATATTATTCAAAGATGGGAAAGAAGTAGATCGGCGACCTTACGCTGATAGAAATGGAAGACTTGTTAAATTTCTCTTCTCTTTAGTAAGTTATTTGtttctaatactttttttttttaattaattattaagctgcaaaatttattgaattttattaatatatttttttttaattacaggaCAATATGAAAGCGGcattcgatttaaataatgtttacaaAACATGCAAAAATAATCCGCTGaagaaaaaagataaaaaatcaataaaagcTGAGTAATTTATCAgcactttatttaaaaattaccgcaTACCAAATagtatgtttaataaattaattaaacgccataatttaattttaatttattattaaaagttaaaaagaatCAATGGTAAGCAAGTAATAAATCACCAATCGTGTTCGTTATAAACTACGAAATGTCAACGTTGCTTTCaatcttatacatatattaaaaaaaaaatataaacattttattgtaCTGAAAATACTCttgtttagatttttttttttatattatattaaatgaaatgattcgttcattaaaaaattgttttatacatcagtataaatatatatatgtactatatatatagtagacgaaaaataaattacaatatcaTATAATGATTATGTAAGTCTTAAAGCATAAAAATGTACAGATAATAGTTAATCTCGTACTCAGTCTgccgcaataaaatttattgttattatatatttttttttttataagaaacagttatatttaaatgcaagtagaataaaaaaaaagttatttaaacttCTTATCGACGATATCAATTCTTACAATTCTTACTGGGTGTAGTTTATACTGACGGCCAATTTAATACCAGTTTGCAAATTGTTGCAAACATTTATAATCggcatttaaataaactgcacaaataaaaatcaaatgtatttatataataataagtatacaaattatactataatttataaataaatagtttatgcttacaattatttttcttgttgcTAACAATTTTCATTACTACTGGGggaagtaattaatatttgtatgtTAATTAGCTAATTACCTTATTACCTTAATTAGTTGATTACCTTATAGAAGAACGAAATGTCGCtaatttatcttaattttgctaaataattgatttgcAGATAATCATATACTGTGTTAATGTCCAAGTCATGgcttttttattaagtattaaatttttattaaaaaaaagaataacaatattaataataataaaaaatttattaaattttttacaaaataaaataattctacataaaaataatttatataggCGGCCAAATTAATGCAACTTGTGAATGTGCTGATTCTGGTAACCATTTTTGATAGGCGTTCAAAagaactacaaaaaaaaacaaaataataaaatatcataaatatatcaataaaataatttattaataaataaataaataacaaatacttACAATGTTTGTCTTCTCGCCAggcttctaataatttttctttcgacATTACTTCTTTACTTAGTAAAGCATTCGTGATAGCTTTTGTCCTAGGAAGTagtctagaaaaaaaagtaatttacattATTACAATTAGCCAATAAGTTACCATTCagaatagataaattaaaaaaaaacatactcAGCCcaagatttatttatagtacCGGGTGAAGAAAGTAACGAAGGGACAAATCGTTTTAATTTCGGACAAACTTGTCCTTCAAGAAAGAACCTGGCAAAGTATTTAACTCCGTCAACACTATTTGGATATTCCATTTCCATTGTTGGCAGTTCCCAAGCCGCACGTCCAAAGGTACCACTCATATGTCCCAATACTTTTCCCGTCTCAATGTCATACCTAGGCGCTGGATCATCAAGAGGTTCATTCATACGGCACAGAGTTGGAGCGAATTTAATTAACCATTCCGGTTCAATAGCAGTAACACCCctcatatacattttatttgtttcataaatttcTTGATAAACCACCCACTCAGGTTTACTTTTTCTCAGAACACAAGACGAGTGCATAAATACAGGATCTTCCATTTCTAAAGTTTTATAAGCATgtcgccattttattttatcttcatcttGTTTTATTTCATCAGGACTTACTCTTTTTGCGACATGATCAGCCATACCAGAAAGAACTATCTGACGCAGTAATTTAGCATCCAAGTCTGTTGGTGGTGTCATATTAGGATCGATTGTTAAATCTAACTCGGGTATATTTAATGCTATTTCATTTGAAAGTTGTTGACGTAATTTACGAATTTCCGTTATTGCTTTTATACGTAATCCATTTtcttcacaaaaattaaacattttaccTTGAGATTGTGCATACTCAGCAGCACCAACAGCACGAATAAGTACCATTGGGTCACCAAGAAGTAAACTATTACCAATTCCAGCCCAGCAACGTCGTTTTTGCAACCATTTTGTTTTAGATTCACCCTCCGAGCCAAGTGATTCAATCAGCAGCTCTTGAACTGACAACGCCGATACCATACATATTGTATACTTCAAAAGATTTTGCTGTTGCGACAAAGCTAACATTTTTCCATAACGTGGCGCTACTGGAAACGCAGATATACTTCGACCAAGTGGAGTTACTTTGGCGCTAAAATTTTCCGACTGTTTTTGCTGCGTGACTGGCTCCAGAGCTCCCAAAATACAAAGACGTTTTTCCGCAGACTTTAACTGAATGATATCAGGAGCTGATggaaatggaaaattaataactttatcaatattcaTAACTTTCATTTGCAATAGAAGATCATCAACAGGTTTGCGACGTATTTCGGGTTCGCTAAATTTTTCGAACTCGTCATTGTAAACAGCTGATGAGTATAGCCGATAACAATGACCTGGACCCATTCTACCAGCTCTTCCAGCTCGTTGATTAGCACCAGCTTGGCTTGTATAGCAAACTCTGAATGTCGTAACACCAGTTACTTTATCATACAATCGTGTTTTACAACGACCGCTGTCTATTACATACTTAATATGGGGAATAGTAAGTGATGTTTCAGCGACATTGGTTGATACCACGCAAAGACGGCAGCCTTCAGGTACAGtttcaaatacttttgacTGTTTATGAGCTGGAAGTAATGAATACAGCGGCAAAACCCACATGGGCTGTGAGCCTGATAAACcttttaattctaaaatatctTCGTCCTCGTCTTCATCTTCATCTAAATTaacatcatcattatcattatcatcagcatcatcatcaaaaaaatcttcttGCGTATCATCTGTAGGCACTGCTGAATAATTATCAAGATTTATTTTAGGCAAGTTAATAGTTTCcaatttccttttattttttatacggcGAATTGCATTTATAGCATTCAATTCTTCtgcttcatcatcatcattatcatcatcatcatcatcatcatcattattattactatcattgtCTTCggaatctttattttttattgtagacTTGGTTGCTGTCCATCTTTTCTTTTTGTAAGGAAATGCTTTACGTAATTTTTGAACAACTGAATTTACTTCATGCTGaccagttaaaaaaataagaattccACCTTCAGGTAAACGTGTATGAATTTTAACAGCTTTTTTAACCGCATCCAAGACGTAATTTTGACttgtttttctattaaaatgaaTCGTCACTGGAAATTGTCGGGAAGCAACTTCAATAACCGgtggtttaattttaaatagttttggATTACTGACAAAGTCTTCAACGCGTAACGTAGCtgacataattattaattttaatgggtCACCTTTTTTAGCACGCAGAGGTACGATACGCGACAATAGACCAATTAGAATGTCGGTATAAACACTGCGTTCATGAGCTTCATCCAAAATAATAACCGAGTATTTAGTCAACAAAAAATCATGTTGGACTTCTTTCAGCAAAACACCATcggtcataaattttattttagtatcaGGCGTAACATTACCCTcaaatcttattaaatatgacactatgtcattttttaaattcatttcttcAGCAACACGTTTACTCATAGACATGGCAGCAACTCTTCTTGGTTCAGTTACACCAATCATTTTACTTTTAGCATACCCAGCTTCGTATAAAAATTGAGGTACTTGAGTTGTCTTACCACTTCCTGTTTCACCAGTTATTATCAcaacattattttcatttattgctTCGACTATACATTGTTCTTCTTCCAGCACAGGAAGTTTTAAGCGCGCTTCTTGAATTTCCGGTTTACGATTTACAGGAACAAAAACTGCTGGCTTACGATCTAttctttcatatattattttctcaggAGGTTTATCTACTTCAGTTACATctttagtagattttttttcttcatttttatcagATTTGTCAATAGTTGtgtcgatatttttatcaattacttttTCGACAATTAAATCTTCTgaattcttttctttttcttcttcatcatccttttcttctttattatgtttttcttcttcttcattatCACTCGAATCTTCATTACTATCGGTATCttcctaaaatatttatcaatttaattattaaataatataaaaaataataatctatattattaagagaataaggaaaattttgtccATGCCACGtcttttatgataataaaaatttaaaaaatttaatttggtatcaaaaaaaaatatattagtagactaataagaaaaaaaaaaattgaccgtgtgtagattttttttcaagaatccCATAATTATACAATCATCGAAATCAATAAACTCGTGAGTTAATAAtgcgatttattttattaaattccaatgataataaaactaaacAAAAGACTCTAGAGTTAATTTTAGAGTagagattttaataaacagttaaattcaaataagatttaataaatGCAGCAGTAATACTCGGACGGTCACGTAGTGACTGTAGGTTGCTCgttataatcattaataaaaatttatacctcAAAACCAACAATATTTGGATCAGATGATGATTGCTGTGTTAATTCATTTCTAAGTAACGCCGTTCGT
Above is a window of Microplitis demolitor isolate Queensland-Clemson2020A chromosome 1, iyMicDemo2.1a, whole genome shotgun sequence DNA encoding:
- the LOC103571180 gene encoding thioredoxin-related transmembrane protein 2 homolog, which produces MTFKEDLRLLFKPYYLVNIFLSVSYIIAKQVPFVCPYIFPENECELDGKETQILFFLLFVIMIRTRKTGSVTMIHYLSASFVYTKITNLILWFYADIRMGILFAVIFILCALILPEPTYQGPQNITFIRGANGLEEELKRDTRIIWLVAFYTAWNPACNTFAPIYSQLSAEYALENLRFGKIDIGRYPDAGIKYHVSDASTSKQLPTLILFKDGKEVDRRPYADRNGRLVKFLFSLDNMKAAFDLNNVYKTCKNNPLKKKDKKSIKAE
- the LOC103571179 gene encoding probable ATP-dependent RNA helicase kurz translates to MAKKRYNARARTNPTVEIDNSSVNKVQIEIENSKETYDESNKFLIPTEKRKTKKTDKRKKITPLLSNKRRKQLEKVIERKEKKQKRAGLLEDLARVQVPAEELQQYVSITTIQTKGLKRHLQELNAPQFKPKDKKYDVEEAESIPNAIKGNKRIRTALLRNELTQQSSSDPNIVGFEEDTDSNEDSSDNEEEEKHNKEEKDDEEEKEKNSEDLIVEKVIDKNIDTTIDKSDKNEEKKSTKDVTEVDKPPEKIIYERIDRKPAVFVPVNRKPEIQEARLKLPVLEEEQCIVEAINENNVVIITGETGSGKTTQVPQFLYEAGYAKSKMIGVTEPRRVAAMSMSKRVAEEMNLKNDIVSYLIRFEGNVTPDTKIKFMTDGVLLKEVQHDFLLTKYSVIILDEAHERSVYTDILIGLLSRIVPLRAKKGDPLKLIIMSATLRVEDFVSNPKLFKIKPPVIEVASRQFPVTIHFNRKTSQNYVLDAVKKAVKIHTRLPEGGILIFLTGQHEVNSVVQKLRKAFPYKKKRWTATKSTIKNKDSEDNDSNNNDDDDDDDDNDDDEAEELNAINAIRRIKNKRKLETINLPKINLDNYSAVPTDDTQEDFFDDDADDNDNDDVNLDEDEDEDEDILELKGLSGSQPMWVLPLYSLLPAHKQSKVFETVPEGCRLCVVSTNVAETSLTIPHIKYVIDSGRCKTRLYDKVTGVTTFRVCYTSQAGANQRAGRAGRMGPGHCYRLYSSAVYNDEFEKFSEPEIRRKPVDDLLLQMKVMNIDKVINFPFPSAPDIIQLKSAEKRLCILGALEPVTQQKQSENFSAKVTPLGRSISAFPVAPRYGKMLALSQQQNLLKYTICMVSALSVQELLIESLGSEGESKTKWLQKRRCWAGIGNSLLLGDPMVLIRAVGAAEYAQSQGKMFNFCEENGLRIKAITEIRKLRQQLSNEIALNIPELDLTIDPNMTPPTDLDAKLLRQIVLSGMADHVAKRVSPDEIKQDEDKIKWRHAYKTLEMEDPVFMHSSCVLRKSKPEWVVYQEIYETNKMYMRGVTAIEPEWLIKFAPTLCRMNEPLDDPAPRYDIETGKVLGHMSGTFGRAAWELPTMEMEYPNSVDGVKYFARFFLEGQVCPKLKRFVPSLLSSPGTINKSWAELLPRTKAITNALLSKEVMSKEKLLEAWREDKHFLLNAYQKWLPESAHSQVALIWPPI